In candidate division KSB1 bacterium, the sequence TTTTGAACGGTGTTTATCTGGCGGTTTTGAAAACAAATGACGGCAAAATGGTGACCACGAAAGTCGCGGTGTTGAAGAAGTAGGCAAGGGGCAAAGAGCAAAGCAACAGTTGTCGCTTACTCGCCAATGATCTTCACAATCACGCGTTTCTTGCGCCGGCCGTCGAACTCGCCGTAGAAAATTTGCTCCCAGGGGCCGAAATCGAGTTGGCCGTTGGTGATGGCCACCACAACTTCGCGGCCCATGATCTGGCGCTTGAGATGCGCATCGGCATTGTCCTCGCCGGTGCGGTTGTGGCGATAATGTGAAGTCGGCTCGTGTGGCGCCAGGCCCTCCAGCCAATCGTCGTAATCCTGCAGCAGGCCCGGTTCATTGTCGTTGATAAAAACGGAAGCGGTGATGTGCATCGCCGCCACCAACACCAACCCTTCTTTCACGCCGCTTTTTTTAACCAACTCTTCGACTTTGCCGGTGATATTGATATAATCCCGGCGATGCGGTGTGTTGAACCAGAGATATTCGGTGAGAGATTTCATGGCAGTGATCTCCTGAAACGTGATTCGTAAAACCTAATTCGTAGTGATTAAAAAGCATCTGACCCCCAGCACTCCAATACTCCATCATTCCGTTTTTTATAGCTCC encodes:
- a CDS encoding secondary thiamine-phosphate synthase enzyme YjbQ, encoding MKSLTEYLWFNTPHRRDYINITGKVEELVKKSGVKEGLVLVAAMHITASVFINDNEPGLLQDYDDWLEGLAPHEPTSHYRHNRTGEDNADAHLKRQIMGREVVVAITNGQLDFGPWEQIFYGEFDGRRKKRVIVKIIGE